GGAATGTGTCCATTGCTCTTGGTAGTTTCAATAACTACATAATCTTCTTTCAGAGGACGAAAAAGTTTTTCGATGATTTCTTTGTAGGAAAATGAGACAATTTTTTGTGTCAGTCCAAGACTATTGCCTTCTGCATTGTGTGGTAAAATAAGTGTAAAAGCCAAAACATCATGAATCATTCTTGAATGACGGTTATCTAAAATATAATCTTCTTTTATTTCTAAGGTAGAAAGTTCTGAAAAGTTGATAAACCTAGTTGTACAATCATTTTGTAGAGCGTTTTCTTGATTTTCGGCTTTTAATTTTTCTAAAAGTTCACTTTTTGATAAGACAGTTTCCAGTTTATCGTCTTGATATGCTGTGATTTTTCCTTCTAAAGCATTTTCTATCAAAAATTTTGAAAGCTGATGTCCTGCGTACCAAAGTGGTAGATTCGTTTTTTGTTTGAATGAAAGCCTAAGCCAAAGTGTTTTTTGAAAGGCGATATGCGATTTTGGAATGGGACGAAGTGAAAAGGGATTGAAAGGGTCTTGTATCGTCGGTGGAGACGATGGCGAAGAAGATTCAATATTTTTTTCATTAGGACTAAGCGCACTTTGTCCCAAAGAAAAATTACTTGCACTTACTAAAAGTAAGGCAAGTAATGAAGTAAAAGATTTTAAAATTAGCTTTTTCATAATAGGTTGATTTTGGTTTAGTTTTCCCAAAGGTTACTTTCGTATTCTATCATATTAGCTTGATAATTTTGTGCCATTATAAGAGAATGTCTCATATCGTCGTACATATCCATAATATGCTCATCTCTAGCATTGTTGTATTTGATAAGTGTTCCGTTGGCAAGCATCAAATCAAAGGCTTCTTCTAAGTTACGATGAGCTTGACTGTTTCTTTCATTGTAATAGAT
The DNA window shown above is from Bernardetia sp. and carries:
- the gldN gene encoding gliding motility protein GldN, coding for MKKLILKSFTSLLALLLVSASNFSLGQSALSPNEKNIESSSPSSPPTIQDPFNPFSLRPIPKSHIAFQKTLWLRLSFKQKTNLPLWYAGHQLSKFLIENALEGKITAYQDDKLETVLSKSELLEKLKAENQENALQNDCTTRFINFSELSTLEIKEDYILDNRHSRMIHDVLAFTLILPHNAEGNSLGLTQKIVSFSYKEIIEKLFRPLKEDYVVIETTKSNGHIPNLETLIDARFFHGYVVKYDNFGDEYFEDKYDNKREAALKCIQYEEHLIEFEGTLWEY